A window of Patescibacteria group bacterium contains these coding sequences:
- the typA gene encoding translational GTPase TypA — protein sequence MTRPDLRNFAIIAHVDHGKTTLVDALLKQSNTFRNADAMGTTIMDSNELERERGITILAKNASIVWKDIKFNIVDTPGHADFGGEVERIMSMVDGCLLLVDAKEGPMPQTKFVLKQAIKAGHKVIVVINKIDKKDARPEWVLNHTFDLFVDLGASEEQADFPVIYASAVNGKAGLTPDLEAMTDITPLFQAIVDHIPAPQADVEKPLQMSIVNVMYDNYKGRIAVGRVVNGRIKVGQSIAHIDRDGKVKPAKVVAIQGFQALARVDLPEASAGEIVAVAGVEDVQIGETFADPTNPVALPVLNVEAPTVKMTFGVNTSPFAGQEGQFTTSRNIKERLDRELQNDVALRVAPGEGDGAFIVSGRGELHLAILIEKMRREGYELQVSRPQVIFREEHGEKTEPFEAVSIEAPEAFQGIIIEKMGKRRGDMKDMKVENGTAFMEFEIPTRGLIGYRNEFMTDTKGQGIINTLLLGYRPLAGDVSANEHGSIVSMEQGTVMGYAVTNLQERGVMFVPVGTQVYVGMVIGEHSRAEDIDVNPCKEKKLSNMRSKGDGASVAIEPPRILTLEQSLEYIGDDELVEVTPKSIRIRKTFLDYNARKRAEAQNA from the coding sequence ATGACCCGTCCTGACCTGCGCAATTTCGCCATCATCGCCCACGTCGACCACGGGAAGACCACCCTGGTGGACGCGCTTTTGAAGCAGTCCAACACGTTCCGCAACGCGGACGCGATGGGGACCACCATCATGGACTCGAACGAATTGGAGCGCGAGCGCGGGATCACCATCCTCGCCAAGAACGCGTCCATCGTGTGGAAGGACATCAAGTTCAACATCGTGGACACCCCGGGCCACGCGGATTTCGGCGGCGAGGTGGAGCGCATCATGAGCATGGTGGACGGCTGCCTGCTGCTCGTGGACGCCAAGGAGGGGCCGATGCCGCAGACCAAGTTCGTGTTGAAGCAGGCGATCAAGGCCGGGCACAAGGTGATCGTGGTCATCAACAAGATCGACAAGAAGGACGCGCGCCCGGAGTGGGTGCTCAACCACACCTTCGACCTGTTCGTGGACCTGGGGGCGAGCGAAGAGCAGGCCGATTTCCCGGTGATCTACGCCTCGGCCGTGAACGGCAAGGCCGGCCTTACCCCGGACCTCGAGGCGATGACCGACATCACCCCGCTGTTCCAGGCGATCGTCGACCACATCCCGGCCCCGCAGGCCGACGTCGAGAAGCCGCTCCAGATGTCCATCGTCAACGTGATGTACGACAACTACAAGGGCCGCATCGCGGTGGGGCGCGTGGTGAACGGCCGCATCAAGGTTGGGCAAAGCATCGCGCACATCGACCGTGACGGGAAGGTGAAGCCGGCCAAGGTCGTTGCCATCCAGGGGTTCCAGGCGCTCGCGCGCGTGGACCTGCCCGAGGCGTCCGCCGGGGAGATCGTCGCCGTGGCGGGCGTCGAGGACGTGCAGATCGGCGAGACCTTCGCCGACCCGACGAACCCGGTCGCGCTCCCCGTGCTCAACGTGGAAGCACCCACCGTGAAGATGACCTTCGGCGTGAACACCTCGCCGTTCGCCGGCCAGGAAGGGCAGTTCACCACCAGCCGCAACATCAAGGAGCGCCTGGACCGCGAGCTGCAAAACGACGTGGCGCTGCGCGTCGCCCCAGGCGAAGGCGACGGCGCGTTCATCGTTTCCGGGCGCGGCGAGCTGCACCTGGCGATTCTGATTGAAAAAATGCGCCGCGAGGGGTACGAGCTGCAGGTGAGCCGCCCGCAGGTGATCTTCCGCGAGGAGCATGGGGAGAAGACCGAGCCGTTCGAAGCCGTGTCCATCGAGGCGCCCGAGGCGTTCCAGGGGATCATCATCGAGAAGATGGGCAAGCGCCGCGGCGACATGAAGGACATGAAGGTGGAGAACGGCACCGCGTTCATGGAGTTCGAGATCCCCACGCGCGGGCTCATCGGCTACCGCAACGAGTTCATGACGGATACGAAGGGCCAGGGGATCATCAACACGCTGCTCTTGGGCTACCGACCGCTCGCCGGCGACGTGAGCGCCAATGAACACGGGTCCATCGTCTCCATGGAGCAGGGGACCGTGATGGGCTACGCCGTCACCAACTTGCAGGAGCGCGGGGTGATGTTCGTGCCGGTCGGGACGCAGGTGTACGTGGGCATGGTGATCGGAGAGCACTCCCGAGCCGAGGACATCGACGTGAACCCGTGCAAGGAGAAGAAGCTCTCCAACATGCGCTCGAAGGGCGACGGCGCGAGCGTGGCGATCGAGCCCCCGCGCATCCTCACCCTCGAGCAGAGCCTCGAGTACATCGGGGACGACGAGCTGGTGGAGGTCACCCCCAAGTCCATCCGCATCCGCAAGACCTTCCTCGACTACAACGCCCGCAAGCGCGCCGAGGCGCAGAACGCCTAG
- the ftsW gene encoding putative lipid II flippase FtsW — protein MRAGDAKPMDYAYLALVGGLVTFGLLMLASASAPDGYDRFGDSYYFLKHQVVFGLIPGIAGLLFFSRTPYAVWKKNAWNLLLVSIALLMLVFLPGLSAGIGTAHSWINVGGWFTVQPSEFVKLTFLFYLAGWLEKRGERGGRDMSADFLPFVAVLGAVIGLLILQPDVGTMVIIVAMSLVVYFLAGAPIAYVLALISTGVLGLAALIGFAPYRAARFMTFLNPELDPQGVGYHINQALLAIGSGGFLGVGYGHSRQKFQYLPEVAGDSIFAVIGEELGFVACALLIAAFIALLWRTLRIANEAPDRFGKLVASGVGAWLTIQALVNIGSMAALMPMTGIPLPFVSYGGTSLAVSLSAVGVVLNISRYRKGNG, from the coding sequence ATGCGCGCCGGCGACGCCAAACCGATGGACTACGCCTACCTCGCCCTTGTCGGCGGGCTGGTCACGTTCGGCCTGCTCATGCTTGCGAGCGCCTCGGCGCCCGACGGGTATGACCGGTTCGGCGACAGCTATTATTTCCTCAAGCACCAGGTGGTGTTCGGGCTCATCCCCGGGATCGCCGGGCTCCTGTTCTTTTCGCGGACCCCGTATGCGGTGTGGAAGAAGAACGCCTGGAACCTGCTGCTCGTCTCGATCGCCCTGCTCATGCTCGTGTTCCTGCCGGGGCTTTCGGCCGGGATCGGCACCGCGCACAGCTGGATCAACGTGGGCGGCTGGTTCACGGTGCAGCCGTCCGAGTTCGTGAAGCTGACCTTCCTTTTCTATCTGGCCGGCTGGCTCGAGAAGCGCGGGGAACGGGGGGGGAGGGACATGTCCGCGGATTTCCTCCCGTTCGTGGCCGTGCTCGGGGCGGTGATCGGGCTGCTCATCCTGCAGCCGGACGTCGGCACCATGGTGATCATCGTCGCCATGTCGCTCGTGGTGTACTTCCTCGCCGGCGCGCCCATCGCCTACGTGCTCGCGCTCATCAGCACGGGGGTGCTGGGCCTCGCGGCCCTCATCGGCTTCGCCCCGTATCGCGCCGCGCGGTTCATGACCTTCCTCAATCCGGAGCTGGATCCCCAAGGGGTCGGGTACCACATCAACCAGGCGCTGCTCGCCATCGGCTCCGGCGGGTTCCTCGGCGTGGGATACGGCCACAGCCGCCAGAAGTTCCAATACCTGCCCGAGGTGGCCGGGGATTCCATCTTCGCCGTGATCGGCGAGGAGCTGGGGTTCGTGGCGTGCGCGCTGCTCATCGCGGCATTCATCGCGTTGCTGTGGCGCACCTTGCGCATCGCCAACGAGGCGCCGGACCGCTTCGGGAAGCTGGTGGCCTCGGGGGTGGGCGCCTGGCTCACGATCCAGGCCCTGGTGAACATCGGCTCCATGGCCGCGCTCATGCCCATGACCGGCATCCCGTTGCCGTTCGTGAGCTACGGGGGGACGTCATTGGCCGTCAGTTTGTCCGCGGTGGGAGTCGTGTTAAACATATCGAGGTACAGGAAGGGAAATGGATGA
- the mraY gene encoding phospho-N-acetylmuramoyl-pentapeptide-transferase — MPLESFAITRVLLLAALSFAAAFAWAPALIRLLTRSGMAKTIRSSDEAPVYAKLHAKKAGTPTMGGVLVWGTVLVLAGLLNLFDTQLPFQDGLAFISRSETLLPLGVLVASALVGLADDWLNVKRLGAHGGGLRARHRLLVYTLIAAVGAWWFYTKLDWDLLHVPFVGDFNLGLWYVPFFILVIVSTAFSVNETDGLDGLAGGSLLMSFGAFAVIAFAQGKYDLAAFCGAIIGALLAFLWFNITPARMFMGDTGAMGLGVTLGVVAMLTNSALLLPVIGIVFVLESASVLLQLAWRMLFKRKLLKSAPFHHHLEAIGWSEPQIVMRLWVVSMVSSALGVSLALLDALR, encoded by the coding sequence ATGCCTCTTGAATCCTTCGCCATCACCCGGGTGCTCCTGCTTGCCGCGCTTTCGTTCGCGGCCGCGTTCGCGTGGGCTCCCGCCCTCATCCGCCTGCTCACGCGTTCGGGCATGGCGAAGACGATCCGTTCGAGCGACGAGGCGCCGGTGTATGCCAAGCTCCACGCGAAGAAAGCCGGTACGCCTACCATGGGCGGCGTGCTCGTGTGGGGGACCGTGCTGGTTCTTGCCGGCCTTCTCAACCTCTTCGATACGCAGCTTCCGTTTCAGGACGGCTTGGCGTTCATTTCGCGGTCAGAAACGCTTCTTCCCTTGGGCGTGCTCGTGGCTTCCGCCTTGGTGGGACTGGCCGACGACTGGCTCAACGTCAAACGCCTCGGGGCGCACGGCGGGGGATTGCGCGCGCGCCATCGCCTTCTCGTCTATACCCTCATCGCGGCGGTCGGCGCCTGGTGGTTTTACACGAAGCTGGATTGGGACCTGCTCCATGTGCCGTTCGTCGGCGATTTCAACTTGGGGCTGTGGTACGTGCCGTTCTTCATCCTCGTGATCGTCTCGACCGCGTTCTCGGTGAATGAGACGGACGGTCTGGACGGCCTCGCGGGCGGGTCGCTGCTCATGTCGTTCGGCGCGTTCGCGGTGATCGCGTTCGCGCAGGGGAAATACGACCTGGCCGCGTTCTGCGGGGCGATCATCGGCGCGCTGCTCGCGTTCCTCTGGTTCAACATCACCCCGGCGCGCATGTTCATGGGGGATACCGGGGCGATGGGGCTCGGCGTCACCCTCGGGGTCGTGGCGATGCTCACCAACTCCGCCTTGCTGCTTCCGGTGATCGGGATCGTGTTCGTGCTCGAATCCGCCTCGGTGCTGCTCCAGCTCGCCTGGCGCATGCTGTTCAAGCGCAAGCTGCTGAAGAGCGCGCCGTTCCACCACCATCTGGAGGCGATCGGCTGGAGCGAACCGCAGATCGTGATGCGCCTGTGGGTGGTGTCCATGGTGTCCTCCGCGCTCGGGGTGTCGCTCGCGCTCCTGGACGCCCTGCGCTGA
- a CDS encoding NifU family protein has protein sequence MRERVEAVLADIRPSLAMHGGDISFVDCDLATGIVKVRLQGACVGCPMSAITLKMGVEAALMDAVPEVREVIAIDG, from the coding sequence ATGCGCGAACGCGTCGAAGCCGTCCTCGCGGACATCCGTCCCTCCCTTGCCATGCACGGGGGCGACATTTCGTTCGTGGATTGCGACCTCGCGACGGGCATCGTGAAGGTGCGTTTGCAGGGGGCATGCGTGGGCTGCCCCATGTCCGCCATCACCCTCAAGATGGGGGTGGAGGCCGCGCTCATGGACGCCGTCCCGGAGGTGCGCGAGGTGATCGCCATTGACGGATAA
- a CDS encoding 50S ribosomal protein L27, translating into MAHKKAAGSTTLGRDSHGQRLGVKIGDGEKAGAGQILVRQRGTPIRAGKNVTKGGDDTLYAKAAGKVKFTKKQMPNFTGKLKVCTFCHVLPETK; encoded by the coding sequence ATGGCCCATAAGAAAGCCGCCGGTTCCACCACCCTTGGCCGTGATTCCCATGGCCAGCGCCTTGGCGTGAAGATCGGCGACGGGGAGAAGGCCGGCGCGGGGCAGATCCTCGTGCGCCAGCGCGGCACCCCCATCCGCGCGGGGAAGAACGTCACCAAGGGCGGCGACGACACGCTCTACGCAAAGGCCGCCGGCAAGGTGAAGTTCACCAAGAAGCAGATGCCGAACTTCACCGGGAAGCTCAAGGTCTGCACGTTCTGCCACGTGTTGCCCGAAACGAAGTGA
- a CDS encoding class I SAM-dependent rRNA methyltransferase → MSYPTLKLKAGKEASVAYGHPWVFSGAFDPSTGSGQGAFESVPHGAFVHVADRKGEVIATGSFSRQGSIAVRVFAPGEATIDRAFIETRLRKAHERRVRMGYGPGTATTGFRVCFGESDGLPGLVVDRYGDTAVFQIATAALDGLREDIVAAIVSALGVENVVERSDMSGRKDEMLALSAGVRVGKVAAPVPFTENGLTFVADAIDGQKTGFFCDQKDLRERVRHFAKGASVLNLFSYTGATGVYAMAGGAARVHNVDESPRALELCAQNAKLNGIRPETFTTEQTDIFQWLAGAQGEYDMVIVDPPAIIKGQKDVEAGAKAYHFINRAAMKLVKDGGTFVTSSCSHFFPEADLAFTLRRASVQAGVHLHTLASVRQSADHPMSVYFPESAYLKSFVFEVKRA, encoded by the coding sequence ATGTCTTACCCCACGCTCAAGCTCAAGGCAGGAAAGGAGGCATCGGTCGCCTACGGGCACCCTTGGGTGTTTTCGGGCGCGTTCGACCCTTCGACAGGCTCAGGGCAGGGGGCATTTGAGTCGGTGCCGCACGGCGCGTTCGTGCACGTGGCCGACCGGAAGGGCGAGGTGATCGCCACTGGTTCGTTCTCGCGCCAGGGCTCCATCGCCGTGCGCGTGTTCGCGCCGGGCGAGGCGACCATCGACCGGGCGTTCATCGAGACGCGGCTGCGGAAAGCCCATGAACGTCGCGTACGGATGGGATATGGCCCCGGGACGGCTACGACCGGATTCCGCGTTTGCTTCGGCGAATCCGACGGGCTGCCGGGCCTCGTGGTGGACCGGTACGGCGACACGGCCGTGTTCCAGATCGCGACCGCCGCGCTCGACGGCCTACGCGAGGACATCGTGGCGGCCATCGTCTCGGCGCTCGGCGTCGAGAACGTGGTCGAGCGCAGCGACATGAGCGGGCGAAAGGATGAGATGCTCGCGCTTTCCGCAGGCGTGCGCGTTGGTAAGGTCGCCGCCCCCGTCCCGTTCACCGAGAACGGCCTGACGTTCGTGGCCGACGCGATCGACGGGCAGAAGACCGGGTTCTTCTGCGACCAGAAGGACCTGCGCGAGCGCGTCCGTCATTTCGCCAAGGGCGCGTCGGTGCTCAACCTTTTCTCCTACACCGGGGCGACCGGCGTCTACGCCATGGCCGGAGGAGCCGCGCGCGTGCATAACGTGGACGAGTCGCCGCGCGCGCTCGAACTGTGCGCGCAGAACGCGAAGCTCAACGGCATACGACCCGAAACGTTCACGACCGAACAGACCGACATCTTCCAATGGCTTGCGGGCGCCCAGGGCGAATACGACATGGTCATCGTCGACCCGCCGGCCATCATCAAGGGGCAGAAGGACGTCGAAGCCGGAGCCAAGGCGTATCACTTCATCAATCGCGCCGCGATGAAGCTGGTGAAGGACGGCGGCACCTTCGTCACGTCCAGCTGCTCCCACTTCTTCCCCGAAGCCGACCTTGCGTTCACGCTCCGACGCGCATCTGTCCAAGCCGGCGTGCACCTGCACACCCTCGCCTCCGTCCGCCAAAGCGCCGACCACCCGATGTCCGTCTATTTCCCGGAATCCGCCTATCTGAAGAGTTTCGTCTTCGAAGTGAAGCGGGCTTGA
- a CDS encoding sigma-70 family RNA polymerase sigma factor, with protein sequence MTDGLFRHIYARAHSQSNEVGMPERKRRRDRMRIPKKHLLLKAEVREDYHGFTEYVTAIRPFVRRLAEQELEAAIERHRRQDPSGRPAIVYDQLPHVIWVAMRRNAHEMHLIDKIQEGIIGVLTGLEGYDPEQRTRFGNFIRVCIRYAIDQAAITMDERRPYRIPYSAYKKIWPVRRAIYALTKDGGSYPTNEEIWLYLSKDEQQRPHQKGAGDRELTLAEVTLAHRLIYGKNISWHAPALPVAGSGTTIENLIPADADTSRLAESMDTAEELAEFMISVRQVTARMPWKHQGVARLRLGIETPEPLTLEEIAMRFGVTKQAKSLIVKNIDGRLAERGWSLDLLRGLVERLESIKECLEGCPIGLPDAIELFPAPLERPLLDHPIVSDGKRIADILAEHGREDARGLLVPAAFRIIAVRLRLTPTEAKAAIASAQTAGIVTIMPEGAVLMPSTKKPVPLRRELRPFDVKDSVRADRRGLIQWDEATWGTIRVLAQRAGVSYHTLKARFADALNIRRLEARDAGGKPQTFFKESDAKRLLLEHSSRG encoded by the coding sequence TTGACCGACGGCCTTTTCCGTCATATATATGCACGGGCACATTCACAATCGAACGAGGTTGGCATGCCTGAAAGGAAACGGCGACGGGATCGGATGCGGATCCCAAAAAAACACCTCCTACTCAAGGCGGAAGTGCGGGAGGACTATCACGGCTTTACCGAGTATGTCACGGCCATCCGCCCGTTCGTCCGCCGGCTCGCGGAACAAGAGCTCGAGGCGGCCATCGAACGTCATCGTCGCCAAGATCCGTCTGGCCGTCCCGCCATCGTGTACGACCAGCTCCCCCACGTGATCTGGGTGGCCATGCGCAGAAACGCGCATGAGATGCACCTGATCGATAAGATCCAAGAAGGGATCATCGGCGTCCTGACCGGACTCGAAGGCTATGATCCGGAGCAGCGGACGAGATTCGGAAACTTCATCCGTGTATGCATCCGGTATGCCATCGACCAGGCAGCCATCACGATGGACGAACGACGCCCGTATCGGATTCCTTACTCCGCATACAAGAAAATCTGGCCGGTGCGACGCGCGATCTACGCGCTGACCAAAGATGGAGGCTCCTACCCCACGAATGAGGAAATCTGGCTCTATCTGTCCAAGGACGAACAACAGCGCCCACACCAAAAAGGAGCCGGGGATCGGGAACTGACCCTGGCGGAGGTGACGCTCGCCCATCGGCTGATTTACGGGAAAAACATCAGCTGGCATGCGCCCGCCCTTCCTGTGGCAGGAAGCGGCACGACTATCGAGAACCTGATCCCTGCGGACGCAGACACGTCCAGGCTCGCCGAAAGCATGGATACGGCCGAAGAGTTGGCCGAATTCATGATAAGCGTACGCCAGGTGACGGCACGCATGCCGTGGAAACACCAAGGCGTTGCCAGGCTGCGGCTGGGCATCGAGACGCCCGAACCGCTGACGCTCGAGGAGATCGCCATGCGCTTCGGTGTCACGAAGCAGGCGAAAAGCCTCATCGTGAAAAACATCGACGGACGTCTCGCAGAACGCGGTTGGAGCCTCGACCTCCTCCGAGGACTGGTCGAACGGCTTGAGTCCATAAAAGAATGCCTGGAGGGATGCCCGATCGGCCTCCCGGATGCGATCGAGTTGTTTCCAGCGCCGCTTGAACGCCCGCTCCTCGATCATCCCATCGTCTCTGACGGCAAGCGGATCGCGGACATCCTTGCTGAACACGGACGGGAAGACGCACGAGGACTCCTCGTCCCCGCGGCCTTCCGCATCATTGCCGTCCGTTTGCGGCTAACGCCGACGGAAGCAAAGGCGGCAATCGCGTCGGCACAGACCGCGGGCATAGTGACGATCATGCCCGAGGGCGCGGTCCTTATGCCGAGCACAAAGAAACCCGTGCCGTTGCGGAGGGAATTGCGTCCCTTCGATGTGAAAGATTCCGTACGAGCCGATAGGCGCGGCTTGATTCAATGGGACGAGGCTACCTGGGGGACGATACGCGTGCTTGCGCAGCGGGCAGGAGTCTCTTATCACACGCTCAAGGCGCGGTTCGCCGACGCATTGAATATCAGACGGTTGGAAGCACGTGATGCTGGAGGCAAACCACAGACCTTCTTCAAGGAATCCGACGCCAAACGCCTCTTGCTGGAGCACTCGTCTCGCGGCTAA
- a CDS encoding CTP synthase, producing MSKFVFVSGGVISGLGKGITTASLGALLEARGYRVSAMKVDMYLNQDAGTIRPSEHGEVFVTSDGLECDQDLGNYERFLGRPLKRVNYLTTGQVYAEVLRRERAFEYEGEDVEAIPHVTDEIIRRFELGANGSDVCVIELGGTVGEYQNGIFFEAARIMKMHRPEDVIHVHVAYLPVPGNLGEMKTKPVQQSVRMLNAMGIQPEFVVGRSTLPMDDKRKERIALFCNVPKERVIAAPDVGSIYEIPLILEDQRFGSLVLGQLGLPDKPVDLARWQEVNDRIGADTETLNIAMVGKYFATGGFVLSDVYISVIEAVKHAVWATHRQPRLTWVDAGDIEKLGADAVLKGYDGIVVPGGFGTRGVEGMIAAVRFARENKVPYLGLCYGMQLAAVEFARNVCGIADAHTTEVAADTKSPVIHVMPDQAKKMLKREYGGSMRLGSWDCALLPGTKSRAAYGTDTISERHRHRYEFNNEYREKLATCGLTVAGTSPDGALVEIIELKDHPFFVGVQFHPEFQSSPLKPHPLFQAFVDAAKKN from the coding sequence ATGTCCAAATTCGTATTCGTATCAGGCGGGGTGATTTCCGGGCTCGGAAAAGGGATCACCACCGCCTCCCTTGGGGCGCTCCTTGAGGCGCGCGGCTACCGCGTGTCCGCCATGAAGGTGGACATGTACCTGAACCAGGACGCGGGGACGATCCGCCCGAGCGAGCACGGCGAGGTGTTCGTCACCTCTGACGGGCTTGAGTGCGACCAGGACCTGGGCAACTACGAGCGGTTCCTGGGCCGGCCGCTCAAGCGCGTGAACTATCTCACCACCGGCCAGGTATACGCCGAAGTGCTGCGCCGCGAGCGCGCGTTCGAGTACGAAGGGGAGGACGTGGAGGCGATCCCGCACGTCACCGACGAGATCATCCGCCGGTTCGAGCTGGGCGCGAACGGCTCGGACGTGTGCGTGATCGAGCTGGGCGGGACCGTGGGCGAGTACCAGAACGGGATCTTCTTCGAGGCCGCTCGCATCATGAAGATGCACAGGCCAGAGGACGTGATCCACGTGCACGTGGCGTACCTGCCGGTGCCGGGCAACCTCGGCGAGATGAAGACCAAGCCCGTGCAGCAGAGCGTGCGCATGCTGAACGCGATGGGGATCCAGCCCGAGTTCGTGGTGGGCCGCTCCACCCTCCCGATGGACGACAAGCGCAAGGAGCGCATCGCCCTATTCTGCAACGTGCCCAAGGAGCGGGTGATCGCCGCGCCGGACGTCGGCAGCATCTACGAGATTCCGCTCATCCTGGAGGACCAGCGGTTCGGCTCCCTGGTGCTCGGGCAGCTCGGATTGCCCGACAAGCCGGTCGACCTCGCGCGTTGGCAGGAGGTGAACGACCGCATTGGCGCGGACACGGAAACCCTGAATATCGCGATGGTCGGGAAATATTTCGCCACGGGCGGGTTCGTGCTTTCGGACGTGTACATTTCCGTGATCGAGGCCGTGAAGCACGCGGTCTGGGCCACGCACCGCCAGCCGCGCCTCACCTGGGTGGACGCCGGGGACATCGAGAAGCTGGGCGCCGACGCGGTGCTCAAGGGCTACGACGGCATCGTGGTGCCGGGCGGGTTCGGCACGCGCGGGGTGGAAGGGATGATCGCGGCCGTGCGCTTCGCCCGGGAAAACAAGGTGCCGTACCTCGGATTGTGCTACGGGATGCAGCTTGCCGCCGTGGAGTTCGCGCGCAACGTGTGCGGAATCGCGGACGCGCACACCACCGAGGTGGCCGCGGACACGAAATCGCCCGTCATCCACGTGATGCCGGACCAGGCCAAGAAGATGCTCAAGCGCGAGTACGGCGGCTCCATGCGCCTGGGCTCGTGGGACTGCGCGCTCCTGCCCGGCACCAAGAGCCGCGCGGCGTACGGCACGGACACGATCTCGGAACGCCACCGCCACCGCTACGAGTTCAACAACGAGTATCGCGAGAAGCTCGCCACGTGCGGGCTCACGGTGGCCGGCACCAGCCCGGACGGGGCCCTTGTGGAAATCATCGAGCTCAAGGACCACCCGTTTTTCGTCGGCGTCCAGTTCCACCCCGAGTTCCAGAGCTCCCCGCTCAAGCCCCACCCATTGTTCCAGGCGTTCGTGGACGCGGCAAAGAAAAACTAG
- the rplI gene encoding 50S ribosomal protein L9: MIRVRSYDVKIWRGRLKVSPLASPNPSRVILARSMKVILLKDVKTLGKVGAVAEVSDGYAMNFLFPQNAAIQATADALRRLKEQEAAKTRAAKKGTAAAAKLAQKLDGFLVTLKEKANDDGTLYAAVTAKTVTKALRKAGFEVEEDMIGMAPMKEVGEGRATVSLPAGFEAEVSVAVEKK; the protein is encoded by the coding sequence ATGATACGTGTCCGCTCGTACGATGTCAAGATATGGCGCGGGCGCCTCAAGGTTTCTCCGCTTGCATCCCCCAACCCGTCGCGTGTTATACTCGCCCGCAGTATGAAGGTCATCCTCTTGAAGGACGTGAAGACGCTTGGCAAGGTCGGGGCGGTGGCGGAGGTTTCCGACGGGTACGCCATGAACTTCCTGTTCCCGCAGAATGCCGCCATCCAGGCCACGGCCGACGCCTTGCGGCGGCTCAAGGAGCAGGAGGCGGCCAAGACGCGGGCGGCGAAGAAAGGGACGGCCGCGGCGGCGAAGCTCGCCCAGAAGCTGGACGGGTTCCTCGTGACCCTCAAGGAGAAGGCGAACGACGACGGCACGCTCTACGCCGCCGTCACCGCGAAGACGGTCACGAAGGCGCTGCGCAAGGCCGGGTTCGAGGTCGAAGAAGACATGATCGGGATGGCGCCCATGAAAGAGGTCGGCGAAGGGCGGGCGACCGTGTCGCTCCCGGCCGGATTCGAGGCGGAAGTGTCGGTGGCGGTTGAGAAAAAGTAA
- a CDS encoding MFS transporter has protein sequence MKHPSLFPVVLTVFLDMLGFGIVIPVLGPLFVDPASPLFSPEVPYATRTLLLGVVMGLYPLAQFFGAPILGALSDRFGRKWPLLISIAVNTLGYAMFAFGVGSGQFWLLAVSRVVAGLAGGNIAIAYSAIADVSDARTKVHNFGLVGMAFAVGFVLGPFFGGSLADPSLVSWFTIATPFWFAGLLGLVNLMAVLAFFRETLRERVHNPASLLTGVRNVRKAFTQPSLRSMFVVVFLLTFGFTCFTNFFQVFLIDRFQATPLQIGQVFAYVGLWIAFTQGALARLVSARASPSAVLRACSPLLAVALAGLIIPPTFGWLFLILPVISVSEGLIVPNLTAMVSALVGARSQGEIMGISQSVQALAMALPPAVAGVLSGFDPRAPLIAAAVVTLFGWGMLLRRSDAPIRDASHEG, from the coding sequence CGCTGTTTTCCCCCGAGGTGCCGTACGCCACGCGCACGCTGCTTTTGGGCGTCGTGATGGGGCTGTATCCGCTCGCGCAGTTCTTCGGGGCTCCCATCCTCGGGGCGCTGTCCGACCGGTTCGGGCGAAAATGGCCGCTCCTCATTTCCATCGCCGTGAACACGTTGGGATACGCGATGTTCGCCTTCGGGGTCGGGAGCGGGCAGTTCTGGCTGCTGGCCGTAAGCCGCGTGGTGGCCGGGCTCGCGGGCGGCAACATCGCCATCGCGTACTCCGCGATTGCGGACGTGAGCGACGCGCGCACCAAGGTGCACAACTTCGGCCTGGTGGGGATGGCGTTCGCCGTCGGGTTCGTGCTCGGGCCGTTTTTCGGCGGCTCGCTCGCGGATCCGTCGCTCGTTTCCTGGTTTACCATTGCCACGCCGTTCTGGTTTGCCGGGCTCCTGGGCCTCGTGAACCTGATGGCCGTGCTGGCGTTTTTCCGAGAGACGCTGCGCGAGCGCGTGCACAACCCGGCGAGCCTCCTCACGGGCGTGCGCAACGTGCGAAAGGCGTTTACCCAGCCATCACTGCGGTCGATGTTCGTGGTGGTGTTCCTGCTCACCTTCGGGTTCACCTGCTTCACGAATTTCTTCCAGGTGTTCCTCATCGACCGGTTCCAGGCGACTCCGCTGCAGATCGGCCAGGTGTTCGCCTACGTCGGGCTGTGGATCGCCTTCACCCAAGGAGCGCTCGCCCGGCTCGTCTCCGCGCGCGCGAGCCCGTCCGCGGTGCTGCGCGCCTGCAGCCCCCTGCTTGCCGTGGCGCTCGCGGGCCTGATCATCCCGCCTACGTTCGGTTGGCTGTTCCTCATCTTGCCGGTCATTTCCGTATCGGAGGGGCTCATCGTTCCCAATCTCACCGCGATGGTTTCCGCGCTCGTCGGGGCACGGTCGCAAGGGGAGATCATGGGGATCAGCCAGTCGGTGCAGGCGCTCGCCATGGCGCTTCCCCCGGCCGTGGCGGGCGTGTTGAGCGGGTTCGACCCGCGCGCCCCGCTCATTGCCGCGGCCGTGGTGACGCTCTTCGGGTGGGGGATGCTGCTCCGGCGTTCCGACGCGCCCATCCGCGACGCGTCCCACGAGGGTTGA